The following proteins come from a genomic window of Flavobacterium eburneipallidum:
- the rpsT gene encoding 30S ribosomal protein S20, giving the protein MANHKSALKRIRSNEKKRVLNRYQHKTTRNAIKALRIATDKAEATSKLSTVISMIDKLAKKNIIHDNKASNLKSKLTKHVAKL; this is encoded by the coding sequence ATGGCAAATCATAAGTCAGCTTTAAAAAGAATTAGAAGTAACGAGAAAAAAAGAGTATTAAACAGATACCAACACAAAACAACTCGTAACGCAATAAAAGCATTAAGAATCGCTACTGATAAAGCAGAAGCTACTTCAAAATTATCAACTGTAATTTCAATGATTGATAAGTTAGCTAAAAAGAATATCATTCATGATAACAAAGCTTCTAATTTAAAATCTAAATTAACAAAACACGTTGCTAAATTGTAA
- a CDS encoding DUF1508 domain-containing protein, whose amino-acid sequence MGTFVISKRFDDRYKFVFTSRKGKTIFTSPSMELKMECEDSIEAIKVNIEKYTYVKSRAANGKYFFKMMMEETLIATSRKYTTPLLLEKGIDEIIRTAVKSDVLDFTMNEFVFVD is encoded by the coding sequence ATGGGGACTTTTGTTATCAGTAAAAGATTTGATGATCGTTACAAATTTGTATTTACCTCTCGAAAAGGGAAAACGATTTTCACCAGTCCTTCTATGGAACTCAAGATGGAATGCGAAGATAGTATCGAAGCCATAAAGGTCAATATCGAAAAATACACTTACGTAAAATCCAGAGCAGCCAATGGGAAATATTTTTTTAAAATGATGATGGAAGAAACCTTAATCGCCACCAGCCGAAAATATACCACACCTCTATTGCTTGAAAAAGGGATTGACGAAATCATTCGAACTGCTGTAAAATCAGATGTTTTAGATTTTACGATGAATGAATTTGTGTTTGTGGATTAA
- a CDS encoding OmpP1/FadL family transporter, which produces MKKYLLFLLTSLTFSTAQSQEIADAVRYSQDNLTGTARFRALGGAFGALGGDLSSINVNPAGSAVFSNNQVTLTLSNFNNKNNSNYFNTNTSSKENSFDMNQTGGVFIFKNHDTNSNWKKFSISINYEKTNNFDNSVFSAGINEYNSIDGYFLSYANFGNGGAPVPQEYVNTNTGESIPDLYSFLGNSLPNGQYPNMTGFAAQQAMMGYQGYIINAIDDTNNNSPYVSNVTQGGNYYQENNIYTNGYNGKLSFNAATSYKDKLYIGLNLNSHFVDFTKSSSFYESNTNTLSNDYTVRELRFNNNLYTYGSGFSFQLGAIAKVTNEVRLGLAYESPTWFRLTDEFSQSLTAVSKNISGELPADVVNPNVINYYAPYKLQTPEKVTLSFGYVFGKTGLISIDYTLKNYSNTKFKPESDSYFRDINNQMSNTLASTGELRIGAEYKIKALSIRGGYRFEESPYKNSLTIGDFNSYSAGLGYNFGACRLDFAYVYGERTSQQSFFNQGFTDGAKTTTKNNNAVATLTFEL; this is translated from the coding sequence ATGAAAAAATACCTGCTTTTTTTACTAACTAGTCTTACTTTTAGTACTGCTCAATCACAAGAAATTGCGGATGCAGTTCGCTATTCACAAGACAATTTAACTGGAACAGCTCGTTTTAGGGCTTTGGGTGGTGCTTTCGGCGCTCTTGGAGGAGACTTATCTTCCATTAATGTAAATCCTGCAGGATCTGCGGTATTTTCTAACAATCAAGTCACATTGACTTTGAGTAATTTTAATAATAAAAACAATTCTAATTATTTTAATACTAACACATCATCAAAAGAAAACTCATTTGATATGAACCAAACAGGTGGTGTATTCATATTTAAAAACCACGACACTAATAGCAACTGGAAAAAATTCTCAATTTCTATTAACTACGAAAAAACAAACAACTTTGACAATTCAGTTTTTTCGGCTGGTATAAATGAATACAATTCAATTGATGGCTATTTTTTAAGCTATGCTAATTTTGGAAATGGTGGTGCTCCGGTTCCACAAGAATATGTAAATACTAATACAGGTGAATCCATTCCAGATTTATATTCATTTTTAGGCAATAGTTTACCTAATGGACAATATCCAAATATGACTGGTTTTGCTGCTCAACAAGCGATGATGGGATACCAAGGCTATATAATTAATGCAATTGATGATACCAACAATAACTCTCCGTACGTATCAAATGTTACCCAAGGAGGAAATTATTACCAAGAAAACAATATATACACTAACGGTTATAATGGAAAATTATCCTTCAATGCAGCAACATCTTATAAAGACAAACTTTATATTGGTTTAAATTTGAATTCACACTTTGTTGACTTTACCAAATCGAGTAGCTTTTATGAAAGCAACACCAACACTTTAAGCAATGATTACACTGTTAGAGAATTGAGATTCAATAATAATTTATACACTTATGGATCAGGATTTTCATTTCAATTAGGAGCCATTGCAAAAGTAACCAATGAAGTTCGTTTAGGATTAGCTTACGAATCACCTACTTGGTTTCGATTAACTGATGAGTTCTCACAAAGCCTAACAGCTGTAAGCAAAAACATATCTGGAGAGTTACCCGCAGATGTTGTAAACCCTAACGTTATTAATTATTATGCACCTTACAAATTACAAACTCCAGAAAAGGTAACTTTGAGTTTTGGCTATGTTTTTGGAAAAACAGGTTTGATAAGCATTGATTATACTTTAAAGAATTACAGCAACACAAAGTTCAAACCTGAAAGTGATAGCTATTTCCGAGATATAAACAATCAAATGAGTAATACCCTAGCTTCTACAGGCGAATTAAGAATCGGAGCTGAATATAAAATAAAAGCATTAAGCATTAGAGGAGGTTACAGATTTGAAGAAAGTCCTTATAAAAATTCTCTAACTATTGGTGATTTTAATAGTTATTCTGCCGGATTAGGATACAACTTTGGTGCTTGTAGGTTAGATTTTGCTTATGTGTATGGAGAAAGAACTTCACAGCAAAGCTTTTTCAACCAAGGATTTACAGATGGAGCAAAAACCACTACCAAAAACAATAATGCCGTTGCAACTTTAACTTTTGAATTATAA
- a CDS encoding N-acetylmuramoyl-L-alanine amidase encodes MNNLKKHLFNSLYFLTLIAVISSCSTNPYKKSEKSYKEQLHNYTETISKMEPAKLATDSTTITELPPPPPVEPATFDPLALYKDTLSIKKPILLPNGITSEWISTVNFNLRKPNFIILHHTAQDSLAQTLKTFTKTASQVSAHYIISDDGRVVQMVNDYLRAWHAGNSIWGKNTDINSASIGIELDNNGSEPFSDKQIISLLALLTKLKKDYNIPTQNIIAHSDIAPTRKKDPSPLFPWKLLAINGFGLWPDEFLEPAPADFNAEQGLRIIGYNTKNLSSAITAFKLHYIQTEVNAVLDEKTRNTIYSIYKKQ; translated from the coding sequence ATGAATAACTTAAAAAAACACCTATTCAATTCTCTTTATTTTCTGACTTTAATCGCTGTTATCTCTTCATGCTCGACAAATCCGTATAAAAAAAGTGAAAAATCGTATAAAGAACAACTTCACAATTATACCGAAACCATTTCGAAAATGGAACCTGCAAAGTTAGCAACCGATAGCACAACCATAACCGAGTTACCTCCTCCTCCACCTGTAGAACCAGCAACTTTTGATCCATTAGCTCTTTATAAAGATACCTTATCAATCAAAAAACCAATTCTTTTGCCTAACGGAATAACCAGCGAATGGATTAGCACTGTAAATTTTAATTTAAGAAAACCTAATTTTATCATACTTCACCATACAGCTCAAGATTCATTAGCACAAACCTTAAAAACCTTTACTAAAACAGCCTCTCAAGTTAGCGCACATTACATTATTTCTGACGATGGCAGGGTTGTTCAAATGGTAAATGATTATCTAAGAGCTTGGCATGCAGGAAATTCAATCTGGGGAAAAAATACCGATATTAATTCGGCTTCCATAGGAATTGAATTAGACAATAACGGAAGTGAACCTTTTTCGGACAAACAAATCATCAGTCTATTAGCGCTTTTAACTAAATTGAAAAAAGATTACAACATACCAACTCAAAACATAATTGCCCATTCTGATATTGCTCCTACTCGAAAAAAAGACCCTAGCCCGCTTTTTCCATGGAAGTTATTAGCTATTAATGGCTTTGGATTATGGCCTGATGAATTTTTAGAACCCGCTCCTGCTGATTTTAATGCTGAACAAGGGCTGCGCATTATTGGATACAACACAAAAAATCTTTCTTCTGCAATTACTGCCTTTAAACTGCATTATATCCAAACAGAAGTTAACGCTGTTTTAGACGAAAAAACTAGAAACACAATCTATAGCATTTACAAGAAACAGTAA
- the rimO gene encoding 30S ribosomal protein S12 methylthiotransferase RimO gives MRTKSLKKNKINVITLGCSKNVYDSEVLMGQLKASGKEVVHEEEGNIVVINTCGFIDNAKAESVNMILEYADKKERGIVDKVFVTGCLSERYRPDLEKEIPNVDQYFGTTELPGLLKALGADYKHELLGERLTTTPKNYAYLKIAEGCDRPCSFCAIPLMRGKHVSQTIEKLVKEAEGLAKNGVKELILIAQDLTYYGLDIYKKRNLGELLEALVKVEGIEWIRLHYAFPSGFPMDVLEIMKREPKICNYIDIPLQHISDPILKSMKRGTTKEKTTKLLKEFREAVPGMTIRTTLIVGYPGETQEDFEIMRDWVQEMKFERLGCFAYSHEENTTAFELVDDVPADVKQNRANEIMELQSQISWDLNQEKIGKTFRCIIDRKEGAHFIGRTEFDSPDVDNEVLIDASKHYVKTGEFVMVKITDATEFDLYAEPV, from the coding sequence ATGAGAACCAAGTCTTTAAAAAAGAATAAAATAAATGTGATCACTCTTGGGTGTTCAAAAAACGTGTACGATAGCGAAGTATTGATGGGGCAACTAAAAGCCAGTGGAAAAGAAGTTGTACATGAAGAAGAAGGAAATATTGTAGTAATTAATACATGCGGATTTATTGATAATGCAAAAGCAGAATCAGTAAATATGATTTTGGAATATGCTGACAAAAAAGAACGAGGAATTGTTGACAAAGTATTTGTAACAGGATGTCTATCTGAACGTTACAGACCTGATTTAGAGAAAGAAATCCCAAATGTAGATCAGTATTTCGGAACCACCGAATTACCTGGATTATTAAAAGCTTTGGGAGCCGATTATAAACACGAGTTATTAGGAGAGCGTCTGACTACGACTCCAAAAAATTATGCCTATCTAAAAATTGCCGAAGGTTGTGATAGACCATGTAGCTTTTGCGCCATTCCATTAATGCGTGGCAAACACGTTTCGCAAACCATTGAAAAACTAGTGAAAGAAGCGGAAGGTTTAGCAAAAAATGGAGTCAAAGAATTAATTTTGATAGCGCAGGATTTGACCTATTACGGATTGGATATTTACAAAAAACGGAATCTTGGCGAGTTATTAGAAGCCTTGGTAAAAGTAGAAGGAATCGAATGGATTCGTTTGCACTATGCCTTCCCTTCTGGTTTTCCGATGGATGTTTTGGAAATCATGAAACGTGAACCAAAGATTTGTAATTATATTGATATTCCGTTGCAACACATTTCAGATCCTATTTTGAAATCGATGAAACGTGGAACGACGAAGGAAAAAACAACCAAATTATTGAAAGAATTCCGTGAAGCTGTTCCCGGAATGACTATCAGGACTACTTTGATTGTTGGTTATCCTGGCGAAACTCAAGAAGATTTTGAAATCATGAGAGATTGGGTTCAGGAAATGAAGTTCGAGCGTTTAGGTTGTTTTGCTTATTCACACGAAGAAAACACTACTGCTTTTGAATTAGTTGATGATGTCCCTGCTGATGTCAAACAAAATCGTGCCAATGAAATAATGGAATTGCAATCACAAATTTCATGGGATTTGAACCAAGAAAAAATTGGAAAAACCTTCCGTTGTATTATTGATCGAAAAGAAGGAGCTCATTTTATAGGAAGAACCGAATTTGACAGCCCTGATGTGGACAATGAAGTACTAATTGATGCTTCAAAACATTACGTAAAAACAGGTGAATTTGTTATGGTAAAAATTACCGATGCCACCGAATTTGATTTATACGCTGAACCCGTTTAA
- the proS gene encoding proline--tRNA ligase, with amino-acid sequence MSKNLTTRAEDYSKWYNELVVKADLAENSGVRGCMVIKPYGYAIWEKMQAELDKMFKETGHQNAYFPLFVPKSMFEAEEKNAEGFAKECAIVTHYRLKNDPDNAGKLIVDPNAKLEEELIVRPTSEAIIWSTYKGWVQSYRDLPLLINQWANVVRWEMRTRLFLRTAEFLWQEGHTAHATKKEAIEESEKMMNVYADFAENFMAIPVIKGLKTETERFAGAEETYCIEALMQDGKALQAGTSHFLGQNFAKAFDVKFANAEGKQEHVWGTSWGVSTRLMGALVMTHSDDQGLVLPPSLAPIQVVIVPIYKNDEQLEAISNEVDVLVKAFKKLNISVKYDNRTTQKPGFKFAEWELKGVPVRIAVGPKDLENGTFEVARRDILTKEVVSKDGIVTYISDLLEQIQKDLFQKALDYRNSHITEVNSFEEFKTVLNGEGGFVSAHWDGTAETEEKIKELTKATIRCIPLNRVEEVGSCVFTGNPSSGRVLFAKAY; translated from the coding sequence ATGAGCAAGAACCTTACTACACGAGCAGAAGACTATTCAAAATGGTATAATGAGCTGGTTGTAAAAGCCGATTTGGCTGAAAATTCAGGAGTTAGAGGCTGTATGGTTATCAAACCTTATGGTTATGCAATTTGGGAAAAAATGCAAGCAGAATTAGATAAAATGTTCAAAGAAACTGGGCATCAAAATGCTTACTTTCCTTTGTTTGTTCCTAAAAGTATGTTTGAAGCCGAGGAAAAAAATGCAGAAGGTTTTGCTAAAGAATGTGCTATCGTAACGCATTACAGATTAAAAAATGATCCTGATAACGCAGGTAAATTAATAGTTGACCCTAATGCAAAGTTAGAAGAAGAATTAATAGTTCGTCCTACTAGTGAAGCCATTATTTGGTCAACTTATAAAGGATGGGTTCAATCCTATAGAGATTTACCTTTATTAATTAACCAATGGGCAAATGTTGTGCGTTGGGAAATGAGAACGAGATTGTTCTTGAGAACAGCAGAGTTTTTATGGCAAGAAGGGCATACAGCTCACGCTACAAAAAAGGAAGCTATTGAAGAGTCAGAAAAAATGATGAATGTTTATGCTGATTTTGCTGAAAATTTTATGGCAATTCCAGTTATAAAGGGATTAAAAACAGAAACAGAACGTTTTGCAGGTGCAGAGGAAACCTATTGTATTGAGGCTTTGATGCAAGATGGAAAAGCTTTGCAAGCGGGAACATCACACTTTTTAGGGCAAAACTTTGCAAAAGCTTTTGATGTGAAATTTGCCAATGCCGAAGGTAAACAAGAACATGTTTGGGGAACTTCATGGGGTGTTTCAACCCGATTGATGGGAGCATTAGTAATGACGCATTCTGATGATCAAGGATTGGTATTGCCTCCGAGTTTAGCACCGATTCAAGTAGTAATTGTTCCTATATATAAGAATGATGAGCAACTAGAAGCGATTTCAAATGAAGTAGATGTTTTGGTAAAAGCATTCAAGAAATTAAACATATCTGTTAAATACGATAATAGAACGACTCAAAAACCGGGATTCAAATTTGCAGAATGGGAATTAAAAGGAGTGCCTGTTCGAATAGCAGTAGGTCCAAAAGATTTAGAAAATGGAACTTTTGAAGTAGCGAGAAGAGATATTTTGACTAAAGAAGTGGTTTCTAAAGACGGAATTGTGACTTATATTAGCGATTTATTGGAGCAAATTCAAAAAGATTTGTTTCAAAAAGCGTTAGATTATAGAAATTCTCACATAACTGAAGTGAATAGTTTTGAAGAGTTTAAAACGGTTTTGAATGGTGAAGGAGGTTTTGTATCAGCACATTGGGATGGTACTGCAGAGACTGAAGAGAAGATTAAAGAATTGACAAAAGCAACCATAAGATGTATCCCTTTAAATAGGGTAGAAGAAGTGGGAAGCTGTGTGTTTACAGGGAATCCTTCCTCTGGAAGGGTCTTGTTTGCGAAGGCTTATTAA
- a CDS encoding GNAT family N-acetyltransferase encodes MNYNFSSHTILEDDFVLLRPLQESDVENLLGFAMNEPETWKYSLVPVNGKESLTNYIQTALKNRENKTEFPFIVFDKKSGKYAGSTRFYDIQLPFKTLQLGYTWYGKDFRGTGLNKHCKFLLLQFAFEILGMERVEFRADNNNERSIAAMKSIGCKVEGVFRSHMPVFLGEEKRRDSIILSILREEWFSEVKENLKSKL; translated from the coding sequence ATGAATTATAATTTTTCCTCCCATACAATCCTAGAAGATGACTTCGTTTTACTTCGACCCTTACAGGAATCTGACGTTGAAAATTTATTAGGATTCGCTATGAACGAACCCGAAACCTGGAAATATTCATTAGTTCCGGTAAACGGAAAAGAAAGTCTAACGAATTATATTCAAACCGCTCTCAAAAATAGAGAAAACAAAACCGAATTTCCTTTTATAGTTTTTGATAAGAAATCAGGGAAATATGCTGGAAGTACTCGTTTTTACGATATTCAATTACCGTTCAAAACATTACAATTAGGCTACACTTGGTACGGAAAAGATTTTCGGGGAACAGGATTAAACAAACATTGTAAATTCCTGCTTTTGCAATTCGCTTTCGAAATCCTTGGAATGGAACGTGTGGAATTTCGAGCCGATAATAACAACGAACGAAGTATTGCTGCAATGAAAAGCATTGGCTGTAAAGTAGAAGGTGTTTTTCGCAGTCACATGCCTGTGTTTTTAGGCGAAGAAAAAAGACGAGACAGTATTATTTTGAGTATTCTTCGTGAAGAATGGTTCAGCGAAGTGAAGGAAAATCTAAAATCTAAATTATAA